A part of Paraliobacillus zengyii genomic DNA contains:
- a CDS encoding LysR family transcriptional regulator produces MNIDELKYFLAVRKYQSFSFAAEELSLSQSSLSKHIKNLESEFNTIFFDRKSRNLTLTEAGQDFIVYAEKLLNNYQEMVINMKKHSNLEKGKIHLAAIPIMSQYGITTLIAAFSNAHPHIHLEILEQEHDLILEMIRNSEIDLAIMRMNYIPGGLVNIYPLMDDELVLVTNKDHPLANQPAVSIDELKYEKFILLNATSGVYQTCIDECKKAKFSPHILYTNSRIETIIGLVGEGLGVTLLMKRAIESFEQSKLSIVALNKKVPSTLALVTPKRKEESDITKVFINFITHSIVYHS; encoded by the coding sequence ATGAATATTGACGAGTTAAAATATTTTCTTGCAGTTAGAAAGTATCAAAGTTTTTCTTTTGCAGCAGAGGAATTGAGTTTATCGCAATCCTCTCTATCCAAACATATTAAAAACCTAGAATCCGAGTTTAATACCATTTTTTTTGATAGAAAATCTAGAAATTTAACGCTCACTGAAGCGGGACAAGACTTTATCGTATACGCTGAAAAATTATTAAATAACTATCAGGAGATGGTTATAAATATGAAAAAACACTCTAACCTAGAAAAAGGAAAAATTCATCTTGCGGCTATTCCTATTATGTCTCAATATGGAATCACTACCCTAATTGCTGCTTTTTCTAACGCTCATCCTCATATTCATCTTGAAATTTTGGAACAGGAGCATGATTTAATCTTAGAAATGATTAGAAATTCAGAAATTGATTTGGCGATTATGAGAATGAATTACATTCCAGGAGGTTTAGTAAATATCTATCCACTTATGGATGATGAACTTGTATTGGTAACGAATAAAGATCATCCATTAGCCAATCAACCTGCTGTTAGTATCGATGAACTAAAATATGAAAAATTCATCTTACTTAATGCAACATCTGGTGTCTACCAAACTTGCATTGACGAGTGTAAAAAAGCCAAGTTTTCTCCTCATATTCTATATACCAATAGTAGAATTGAAACAATTATTGGATTAGTGGGAGAAGGTCTTGGTGTGACTTTATTGATGAAAAGGGCAATAGAATCTTTTGAACAATCAAAACTTTCAATTGTAGCATTAAATAAAAAAGTGCCAAGTACGTTAGCCCTTGTCACCCCAAAACGCAAAGAAGAATCAGATATTACCAAAGTCTTTATAAACTTTATAACCCATTCCATCGTTTATCATTCTTGA
- a CDS encoding UbiX family flavin prenyltransferase, with the protein MNIVIGISGATGTVYGVRILEMLQSYKDIDTHVIISNWAKKNLTVETTYTLEYLEGLATYSYDNSNMGAAVSSGSFLTDGMIIVPCSMKTLSAIANGYSDSLISRTADVMIKERRKLIVCPRETPQSAIHLENMLELARLGVSIVPPMPSFYNNPQTIDDIVNHHAMKTLDQFGIYIKNDKRWNGL; encoded by the coding sequence ATGAACATTGTGATTGGTATTTCTGGCGCAACTGGAACTGTTTATGGCGTTCGAATATTAGAAATGCTTCAGTCATATAAAGATATCGACACACACGTAATTATTAGTAATTGGGCGAAAAAAAACTTAACAGTGGAAACTACTTATACCCTAGAGTATTTAGAAGGCTTGGCTACCTATTCATATGATAACAGTAATATGGGAGCTGCCGTTTCCAGTGGTTCTTTTTTAACGGATGGAATGATAATTGTTCCATGCAGCATGAAAACTTTAAGTGCAATTGCTAACGGTTATTCCGATTCCTTAATTTCTAGAACGGCAGATGTCATGATCAAAGAGCGAAGAAAATTAATAGTTTGTCCTAGGGAAACACCTCAAAGCGCTATTCATTTAGAGAATATGCTAGAGTTAGCTAGATTGGGTGTAAGTATCGTTCCACCAATGCCATCTTTTTATAACAATCCGCAAACAATTGATGACATTGTTAATCACCATGCAATGAAGACACTTGATCAATTTGGAATTTATATCAAGAATGATAAACGATGGAATGGGTTATAA